From Aricia agestis chromosome 11, ilAriAges1.1, whole genome shotgun sequence, a single genomic window includes:
- the LOC121731647 gene encoding cysteine proteinase 3-like: protein MLSLQYIVVLLQVYCVFCEDLPKWQEKYHYEATKTHLTSGVIEKINYWRTNDSYRKDTYDGAAKIIFKEREHVDGILYEIHPQTNGSYTNKLFCAMGKNSKYHEEKVKDELLPEIDDTYTHIGYDTLEIGDVKVFKSVDEDYGKTVTTVWAKYENTSWYPARVEIIKFGEFRENLLKHIVIDIINYNTNFSDVVFDTKKYNCTEAHGRKYLVGYNEEINVDVEENLFAWFLTKQKPQYEDLDEKEMRRQIFKENMRRITAHNNRKSTYRLGVNKFIDRTPSEMDKLLSLIPSSTHDHIGTIPFPHELHALEKMKFPKQYDLRLKGWITPVQDQLECKAGWAISAAGAVAAVLAAKTEGPLPRLSSQAIIDCAWGYKGQGCKGGNDTSAYQWIMAKGAPLDIIYGPYANQNGFCATKKLNKGFKIQGFTVIPPRSVEGIKYALINHGPVTTAMHTPYDLIIYTGGIFYSTDCDDLSRRGGLELDHLVTIVGYGRHLGEEYWIIKNSWGKDWGVDGYFFMSMRNNNCGITDRPVYPVA, encoded by the exons ATGCTCTCGCTACAGTACATTGTTGTACTTTTGCAAGTATATTGTGTATTTTGTGAAG ACTTACCAAAATGGCAGGAGAAATACCATTATGAGGCGACCAAAACCCATTTGACATCTGGagtaatagaaaaaataaactATTG GCGTACAAATGACTCATATAGAAAAGATACATACGATGGAGCCGCGAAAATCATCTTCAAGGAACGGGAACACGTTGACGGAATATTGTACgaa ATACATCCACAAACGAACGGCTCCTACACCAACAAACTCTTCTGTGCTATGGGCAAAAACAGCAAGTATCATGAGGAAAAGGTGAAGGACGAACTATTACCCGAAATAGAtgatacgtatacacatatag GTTACGACACTTTGGAAATTGGTGACGTGAAAGTATTTAAATCTGTAGATGAAGACTACGGCAAAACAGTGACCACTGTGTGGGCGAAATACGAGAACACCAGTTGGTACCCCGCAAG ggtagaaataataaaatttggtgaATTTCGCGAGAACCTTTTGAAGCACATCGTGATTGACATCATCAACTACAATACAAACTTCAGCGACGTCGTCTTCGATACTAAAAAAT ATAATTGCACTGAAGCACATGGTCGAAAATATTTGGTAGGATATAATGAGGAAATAAATGTTGATGTTGAAGAAAACCTGTTTGCCTG GTTTTTAACAAAACAGAAACCACAATATGAAGATCTTGATGAAAAGGAGATGAGAAGACAAATATTCAAAGAGAACATgag acgTATAACAGCTCACAACAATCGGAAATCCACCTACAGACTTGGTGTAAACAAGTTCATAGACCGGACTCCCAGTGAAATGGACAAATTGCTAAGTCTCATCCCTTCTTCGACCCATGACCACATCGGCACTATACCATTTCCTCACGAATTACATGCGTTAGAAAAAATGAAATTTCCAAAGCAATACGACTTGCGTTTGAAAGGTTGGATCACTCCCGTGCAAG atCAACTGGAATGCAAAGCTGGCTGGGCGATAAGCGCGGCGGGCGCGGTGGCGGCGGTGCTCGCTGCCAAAACCGAAGGCCCATTGCCGCGTCTGAGCAGCCAGGCTATAATAGATTGTGCTTGGGG GTACAAAGGGCAAGGGTGTAAGGGTGGGAACGACACGTCGGCATACCAGTGGATTATGGCGAAGGGCGCACCGCTTGATATAATTTATGGACCATACGCTAACCAG aACGGTTTCTGCGCTACAAAAAAACTGAATAAGGGCTTCAAAATACAGGGGTTCACAGTCATACCTCCGCGAAGCGTCGAAGGAATAAAA TATGCACTGATAAACCACGGCCCGGTGACCACGGCTATGCACACTCCGTACGATCTCATAATCTACACCGGTGGAATATTCTACTCCACTGACTG tGACGATCTCTCGCGTCGCGGTGGCTTGGAGCTGGATCATCTGGTGACGATAGTCGGGTACGGCAGACACCTGGGTGAGGAGTACTGGATAATCAAGAACTCGTGGGGCAAGGACTGGGGGGTGGACGGATACTTCTTCATGTCCATGAGAAACAACAACTGTGGAATCACCGATAGGCCCGTATACCCAGTCGCTTAA